The Armatimonadota bacterium DNA window CGGAGGAATTCGTGAATTCTGAGGTCACTCTAGTCCGGCGCATCGGATTCAGCAGCGGCCATCGGTACTGGGATTCGAAGCTGTCGGTGGAGCAGAATAAGGAGCTCTACGGCAAGTGGGCGAGTCCGTACAATCACGGCCACAACTACGTTTTGGACGTGCGGTGCGCGGGTTCGGTTGATCCGAATTCCGGCATGGTGGTGAACATCAAGGACATCGACGCCGTGCTCTTACAGAAGGTCAAGTCGAAGTTCGACCAAAAGAGCATCAATGACGAGATTCCAGAATTCGCGTCGCGGTCTTCGTGCATCGAAAATCTATTGATTTACATCGCCGATTTGCTTGCGGATTCGATTCCGGTTGGAGCCAGATTGACCGGACTTAGGCTCGAAGAGATGCCGACTCTTTACGGCGAATGGGACGCCAAAACAAACATGATCACGTTGACAAGAACCTATGAATTTGCCGCATCGCACCGGCTGGATTCTGCGAGCCTTTCCGCCGCAGAGAATCTCTCGATTTTTGGGAAGTGCAACAACCCGAACGGCCATGGGCACAACTATCTTCTGGAGGTCACGGTGACCGGCGAGCCCAATACGGCGACGGGAATGATCTGCGATGTGGCGGCACTCGACGAAGTTGTTCATCGGAGCGTTGTTGATCGGTATGACCACAAGAATTTGAACTTGGACTTGCCAGAATTCTCGGGCAAGAACCCGACCAGCGAAGTCGTCGCTCAACAGATTTTTGAGACCCTCCAGCTAGTCGTCCCGGCAGCGCTGGTCCGGGTTCGCCTACACGAAACTGCTCGCAACATGTTTGAGGTGACCGCATGAACGTCATCATCACGGGCGCCAGCAGTGGAATCGGGCGCGAGACTGCCTTGTCGCTCGCGCGCAAAGGACATGCACTCGTTCTTGCCGCTCGGCGCGACAATCTGATCAGCGAACTTGCGATGGAGTGCTTGAAACTGGGTGCGAAGGCCGCGATTCCCGTTCCGTGCGACGTCACTCAGCCATCCGACATTCAGCGAATTGTAGACGCAATTCCCGGCCTGCCAAACGGCGAAACTTTGGTGCTCATCAACAACGCCGGGTACGCCAATTTTGAGACCTTTTCCGGTTCACCGATCGAAGCTCAACTCGATCAGATCGAAGTCAATCTGTTTGGGACAATGCGCGTGACGAAGGCGATTTTGCCGTTCATGCTCGAAGCCAAAGCGGGAAAAATTATCAATGTCAGTTCGATCGCGAGCACGGTCGAATTTGTCGGCGGCTCAGGTTACGCTGTTTCCAAAGC harbors:
- a CDS encoding 6-carboxytetrahydropterin synthase; its protein translation is MNSEVTLVRRIGFSSGHRYWDSKLSVEQNKELYGKWASPYNHGHNYVLDVRCAGSVDPNSGMVVNIKDIDAVLLQKVKSKFDQKSINDEIPEFASRSSCIENLLIYIADLLADSIPVGARLTGLRLEEMPTLYGEWDAKTNMITLTRTYEFAASHRLDSASLSAAENLSIFGKCNNPNGHGHNYLLEVTVTGEPNTATGMICDVAALDEVVHRSVVDRYDHKNLNLDLPEFSGKNPTSEVVAQQIFETLQLVVPAALVRVRLHETARNMFEVTA
- a CDS encoding SDR family NAD(P)-dependent oxidoreductase — protein: MNVIITGASSGIGRETALSLARKGHALVLAARRDNLISELAMECLKLGAKAAIPVPCDVTQPSDIQRIVDAIPGLPNGETLVLINNAGYANFETFSGSPIEAQLDQIEVNLFGTMRVTKAILPFMLEAKAGKIINVSSIASTVEFVGGSGYAVSKAGMSKFGRILAKEVRDQGIAVTNVHPGATDTEIWDHVGGGPDPGKMMPASAIADALVWVTELPFDRTVEEITLMPPLGFV